The following are from one region of the Salvia hispanica cultivar TCC Black 2014 chromosome 1, UniMelb_Shisp_WGS_1.0, whole genome shotgun sequence genome:
- the LOC125195302 gene encoding protein FAR1-RELATED SEQUENCE 5-like: protein MDCSNSFTPGTAFTSTSMDDSSNPFHSTEFSPEAANIRGTTSTENIDDNHGSIFDELQSPVGSSLFDSDSESSEDDELEPVSYIPECPSQMKPHIGQVFHTLDDAIVFYNKYAQNVGFDTRKHGSKRVGDLVTWLYVVCSREGEKRVNHKQPEAKRRRSSRKCLCKAKVAFKFCKGTGYVVKQFEERHNHDMVQLRHKRFMRLNRNIDLVHQKFIADCASANIGPTLTFSLLSEVLGGLDYVGCTIVEVRNYRRDLRAYVDGADVQMVLNDMKRKKEICSSFSYDFEVNSKGRLTRLFWCDPIAKHNYHLYGDIVSFDTTYSTNRYCMIFAPFTGKDNRGRPVTFGVGLLSKENAPSFEWLFERFIKCMGAAPKLIITDQDLGMKVAVDSVLVDTRHRWCMWHIMFKVVEKLPKNQFHNEDLKKELNKCVWSELIEPEEFEETWHKIMEKYGLTNNEWFSTMFANRKFWVPAYFRDFPMSSLIKTTSVSESQNSFFKRYTKSRCNLVEFLMNYNNALASQRSNSNRFEYHDSNTTPMLKTNSPLERHASTIYSDGGFKAIQEEIEEAIDICTMVKTSIEDDTEIYVINDKFSKDWSVSYSVSSDSYACGCKLLQRLGLVCSHIFWFLRNKKLKLVPDHLHGGRWLKSNFVKPVHCGFVDDIETALIVDEAAQEWRDMHGDYFEVSQTIKGNIDQIRAFRQIIAEGKKAILGEGLVLSISDKRQMIENFYGSQAPSEIDVHPPDVVKTKGSGRRPLTHLEQAMKLKAKPGRKCAECGEVGNHDARNCKKIKEKQNKK, encoded by the exons ATGGATTGTTCAAACAGCTTTACGCCTGGAACGGCCTTTACCAGTACATCAATGGACGATTCGAGCAACCCTTTTCACTCAACTGAATTTTCTCCCGAAGCAGCAAACATACGTGGAACTACTTCCACAGAAAATATTGACGACAATCATGGGTCAATATTCGACGAGTTACAATCTCCGGTTGGCAGCTCACTTTTTGATTCTGACTCCGAATCATCCGAGGATGACGAATTAGAGCCAG TGTCATACATCCCTGAATGTCCTTCCCAAATGAAGCCACACATTGGCCAGGTTTTTCATACCCTGGATGATGCTATTGTCTTCTACAATAAATATGCACAGAACGTAGGGTTTGACACCCGTAAACATGGATCTAAAAGGGTTGGAGATCTGGTTACATGGCTATACGTTGTGTGTAGTAGAGAAGGTGAGAAGCGAGTGAACCATAAACAGCCTGAGGCTAAACGTAGACGTTCCTCTAGAAAGTGTCTTTGTAAGGCTAAAGTTGCTTTTAAGTTTTGTAAGGGTACTGGTTATGTTGTTAAACAGTTTGAAGAGAGACATAATCACGATATGGTTCAATTACGTCATAAGCGATTTATGAGGCTCAATCGCAATATCGACCTAGTTCATCAGAAATTCATAGCAGATTGCGCAAGTGCAAATATCGGTCCCACGCTGACTTTTAGTCTGCTTAGCGAGGTCTTAGGTGGTTTGGATTACGTCGGATGCACCATTGTCGAGGTTCGCAACTATAGGCGTGATCTAAGAGCATATGTGGATGGTGCTGATGTGCAAATGGTATTGAATGATATGAAGCGGAAGAAGGAGATATGTTCGTCGTTCTCCTACGACTTTGAGGTAAACTCTAAGGGCAGGCTTACACGTCTGTTCTGGTGTGATCCTATTGCCAAGCACAATTACCATTTGTATGGTGACATTGTGTCTTTCGACACAACCTACTCAACAAATAG GTATTGTATGATTTTTGCACCATTCACGGGCAAAGACAATCGTGGCAGACCCGTTACATTTGGTGTTGGATTGTTATCGAAAGAGAATGCTCCTTCATTCGAATGGTTGTTCGAAAGGTTCATTAAATGCATGGGCGCTGCTCCCAAATTGATCATTACTGATCAGGATTTGGGAATGAAGGTGGCTGTCGATAGTGTTCTAGTTGATACAAGACATCGATGGTGCATGTGGCACATCATGTTTAAGGTCGTTGAAAAATTGCCCAAGAATCAATTCCACAATGAGGATTTGAAGAAGGAGTTAAATAAATGTGTGTGGTCTGAGTTGATAGAGCCTGAAGAGTTCGAAGAAACCTGGCACaaaattatggaaaaataCGGTCTTACAAATAACGAGTGGTTTTCGACAATGTTTGCCAATCGAAAATTTTGG GTTCCAGCATACTTCAGGGATTTTCCAATGAGTTCATTGATTAAGACCACCTCTGTATCCGAGTCTCAGAACAGTTTCTTCAAGAGGTACACCAAGTCTCGCTGTAATCTAGTCGAGTTTCTTATGAATTACAACAATGCATTGGCTTCCCAACGCAGCAATAGCAACAGGTTTGAATATCATGACTCCAACACTACCCCAATGTTGAAAACAAATTCTCCACTTGAGAGACATGCGTCAACAATCTATAGTGACGGTGGGTTTAAGGCAATTCAGGAAGAGATTGAGGAAGCAATTGATATTTGCACCATGGTAAAGACTTCAATCGAGGATGACACTGAAATATATGTGATCAATGACAAGTTCTCTAAGGACTGGTCCGTGTCTTATTCCGTCTCTAGCGATTCATATGCATGTGGGTGTAAACTATTACAGAGACTTGGACTCGTATGCAGCCACATTTTTTGGTTCTTacgaaacaaaaaattgaagttgGTTCCCGATCACTTACATGGAGGACGTTGGTTGAAGTCTAATTTTGTCAAGCCTGTACATTGTGGTTTTGTTGACGATATTGAAACTGCTCTCATTGTCGATGAGGCAGCTCAGGAATGGAGGGATATGCATGGTGATTATTTTGAGGTTTCACAAACTATTAAGGGAAACATTGACCAAATTCGTGCATTTAGACAAATTATTGCTGAAGGGAAGAAAGCGATATTGGGCGAAGGACTTGTATTGTCTATCAGTGATAAGAGGCAAATGATTGAGAATTTCTATGGGTCTCAAGCCCCTAGCGAAATAGATGTCCATCCTCCTGACGTTGTCAAAACCAAGGGTTCAGGAAGACGGCCTCTTACACACCTTGAGCAAGCTATGAAGCTGAAGGCGAAGCCTGGTCGTAAATGTGCCGAATGCGGTGAGGTTGGTAATCATGATGCAAGAAATTGTAAAAAGATTAAGGAGAAGCAGAATAAAAAGTAG